A stretch of the Papaver somniferum cultivar HN1 chromosome 6, ASM357369v1, whole genome shotgun sequence genome encodes the following:
- the LOC113289491 gene encoding probable quinone oxidoreductase gives MELKPGLSALVTGGGSGIGKALSIALGKKGIFVTVIDYSAENAKEVASLVERECAKFHSGLKFPPAMFVRCDVANSGEISAAFDKHLATYGGLDICINCAGISNPIPFNQDTTDGTDSWRRTIDVNLVAVIDCTRLAIQAIQAGQKPGVIINLGSASGLYPMYADPIYSGTKGGVVLFTRSLALYKRQGIRVNVLCPEFVETEMGRKIDPKFIDSIGGFLPMEMVVNGAFELIKDESRAGSCLWISKRRGLEYWPTPAEEAKYLVRSSRFKRGSSYTAPNLQVPQSYEKLIVHTLTHNFRNATKIVHTQLKLPIKPHHVLIKIIYAGVNASDVNYSSGRYFSNDKDLASRLPLDCGFEGVGLIAAVGDSVGNLKIGSPVAIMTFGSYSEFTEVPAKHVLPVPRPDPEVVAMLTSGLTASIALEKSAHMEYGKVVLVTAAAGGTGQFAVQLAKLAGNTVVATCGGEKKASLLKDLGVDHVIDYRSENMKAVLKKEFPKGVDIVYESVGGEMFDLCFNALAVYGRLVVIGMISQYQGEHGWQPSNYTGLCDKILAKSQTVSGFFLVQYSHLWQEHLDKLFHLFSSGKLKVSLDPKKFTGVKSVADAVEYLHSGKSVGKVVVCIDPSFSQQVAKL, from the exons atggagctaAAGCCAGGTTTATCAGCTCTCGTCACTGGTGGAGGTTCTGGAATTG GTAAGGCACTTAGCATTGCTTTAGGAAAGAAAGGAATTTTTGTTACTGTTATTGATTACTCTGCCGAGAATGCCAAGGAAGTGGCCTCACTTGTCGAAAGAGAATGTGCTAAGTTCCATTCAGGCCTAAAATTTCCTCCGGCTATGTTTGTTAGATGCGATGTTGCAAATTCTG GAGAAATTTCTGCTGCTTTTGATAAGCATTTGGCAACATATGGAGGGTTGGATATATGTATCAATTGTGCTGGTATAAGTAATCCGATACCATTTAATCAAGACACAACTGATGGTACTGATTCATGGAGACGCACTATAGATGTAAACCTAGTTGCTGTCATCGACTGCACACGCCTTGCA ATACAAGCCATTCAAGCTGGACAGAAGCCTGGTGTAATTATAAATCTGGGATCTGCCTCAGGTCTTTATCCAATGTACGCTGATCCTATATACTCTGGCACTAAAG GTGGTGTCGTTTTGTTTACCAGATCACTTGCTCTGTACAAACGTCAAGGAATTCGTGTCAACGTTCTTTGCCCCGAG TTTGTAGAAACTGAGATGGGTCGAAAGATCGACCCCAAGTTCATTGACTCAATTGGCGGTTTCTTACCTATGGAAATGGTTGTGAATG GTGCTTTTGAGCTTATTAAAGATGAGAGTAGAGCTGGTTCATGCTTATGGATTTCAAAGCGCAGAGGCTTGGAGTATTGGCCTACACCTGCAGAAGAAGCCAAGTACTTAGTACGGTCTTCAAGATTCAAAAGGGGATCTTCATACACTGCACCTAACCTACAAGTCCCTCAGAGTTATGAGAAATT AATTGTCCACACCTTAACTCACAATTTCCGAAATGCAACTAAAATTGTTCATACACAGTTGAAGTTGCCTATCAAACCACATCATGTCCTTATCAAAATCATCTATGCTGGTGTGAATGCCAGTGAT GTAAATTACAGCTCGGGCCGATATTTCAGTAATGACAAAGACCTGGCATCACGTCTTCCACTTGATTGTGGATTTGAG GGTGTGGGATTAATTGCTGCTGTGGGGGACTCAGTCGGTAATTTAAAAATAGGGAGTCCAGTTGCAATTATGACTTTTGGAAGCTATTCAGAATTCACAGAA GTTCCTGCAAAACACGTACTTCCTGTGCCTAGACCAGATCCCGAGGTTGTGGCAATGCTTACTTCTGGACTCACTGCATCAATTGCCTTGGAGAAG TCAGCACACATGGAATATGGAAAGGTGGTCCTTGTTACTGCTGCTGCAGGAGGGACAGGCCAGTTTGCAGTACAG CTTGCAAAATTAGCTGGAAATACGGTGGTTGCTACATGTGGTGGTGAGAAAAAGGCTTCACTTTTGAAAGATTTAGGGGTTGATCATGTCATTGATTACAGAAGTGAAAACATGAAAGCT GTCCTCAAGAAAGAATTTCCCAAAGGTGTTGATATTGTCTATGAATCTGTTGGTGGTGAAATGTTTGACCTGTGCTTCAATGCATTGGCGGTCTATGGGCGGCTCGTCGTAATTGGAATGATTTCTCAG TATCAAGGAGAACATGGATGGCAGCCTTCAAATTATACTGGACTATGTGACAAGATACTTGCGAAGAGCCAAACTGTG TCGGGATTTTTCCTGGTTCAATATAGTCACTTATGGCAAGAACATTTGGACAAGCTATTTCATCTCTTCTCCTCAGGGAAGCTTAAG GTTTCTTTAGACCCCAAAAAGTTTACAGGAGTCAAATCTGTTGCAGATGCTGTTGAGTATCTCCACTCCGGTAAAAGTGTTGGCAAG GTGGTTGTTTGCATCGACCCAAGCTTCTCCCAGCAAGTGGCGAAGCTATGA
- the LOC113291561 gene encoding uncharacterized protein LOC113291561 — translation AYRRMPFGLCNAPATFQRCMVSIFSEYVENIIEVFMDDFSVFGDSFDLCLDNLSLILERCVETNLVLNWEKCHFMVTHGIVLGFYRRFIKDFSKIASPLCNLLQKDVVFNFDEKCMEAFNRLKELLISAPIIKPPDWSKPFELMCDASDYAVGAVLGQRVGKFPHAIYYASRTLNEAQQNYTTTEKELLAIVFALEKFRSYLIGTKVVVFSDHAALRYLLTKKEAKPRLIRWILLLQEFDLEIKDKKGIENTVADHLSRLAVDKEVIPLRESFPDEQLFSIALGEPWYADIVNYLVSKQIPKDLSRAERDKLKRLVFDVWGIDFMGPFVNSHGNFYILLVVDVSKWVEAKATPTNDSKVVSDFVQANIFARFGIPRDVISDGGSHFKNRFLQSLLRKYNVSHKIATPYHPQTNGQDEVSNREVKKDWSMRLNDALWAYRTAYKTPIGMSPFRLVYGKPCHLPMDGERKQRKLQLQELEQLRNDAFESSRIYKEKTKAFYDNTISRKKIVLGQKSKFVVLLQARSLKLMGTG, via the exons gcttatagaaggatgccttttggcttgtgcaatgctccagctactttccaaaggtgtatggtgagtatcttttcagaatatgttgaaaacataatcgaagtgttcatggacgattttagtgtctttggtgattcatttgacctttgcttggacaacttgtctttaatccttgaacgatgtgttgaaacaaaccttgtgctaaattgggagaagtgccattttatggtaactcatggcatagttttag gtttttatcgtaggttcatcaaggacttttccaagatagcatcaccactttgtaacttattgcaaaaggatgtggtttttaactttgatgaaaagtgtatggaggcattcaatcgcttgaaagagcttttgatttcagcccctatcattaaaccaccggattggagcaagccttttgagctcatgtgtgatgcaagtgactacgcggttggtgcggtgcttgggcagcgtgtggggaagtttcctcatgccatttattatgcttctagaacgttaaatgaggcccaacaaaactacacaaccactgaaaaagagttattggccattgtttttgctttagaaaagtttcgctcttatctaattggtacaaaagttgttgtcttttctgatcatgcagcacttagatacttgcttacaaagaaagaggcgaaaccgaggctcatacgatggattttgctcttgcaagagtttgatcttgaaatcaaagacaagaaaggaattgagaacaccgttgcggatcatttgagccgacttgctgtggacaaggaagttatcccattgcgtgaaagcttcccggatgagcaactattctcaattgcccttggagaaccatggtatgcggatattgttaattacttagtttctaaacaaatcccaaaggacttgtctcgtgctgagagggacaaacttaaaaggttag tttttgatgtatggggtattgattttatgggtccttttgtcaactctcatgggaatttttacatcttacttgttgttgatgtgtcgaaatgggtggaagctaaggccaccccaactaatgattctaaagtggtttcagattttgtgcaagcaaatatttttgcaaggtttggaattccaagggacgtaattagcgatggaggttctcacttcaaaaacaggttcttgcaaagcttgttaaggaagtacaatgtgtcgcataagattgcaacaccttatcatccacaaacgaaTGGACAAGACGaagtttccaaccgagaggtgaa gaaggattggagcatgcgacttaatgatgctttgtgggcttatagaaccgcatacaagacacctattgggatgtctccttttaggcttgtgtatggtaaaccttgtcacttaccc atggatggggaaagaaagcaaaggaagttacaactccaagagctagagcagcttcgcaatgatgcatttgaaagctcacgcatttacaaggagaaaactaagGCATTTTATGATAATACGATTTCTAGAAAAAAGATTGTGTtggggcagaaa TCGAAATTCGTAGTATTGCTACAGGCAAGgagtttaaagttaatgggcaccggttga